One window of Ailuropoda melanoleuca isolate Jingjing chromosome 3, ASM200744v2, whole genome shotgun sequence genomic DNA carries:
- the ZNF672 gene encoding zinc finger protein 672, which translates to MFAAAAAAAASGRPYVCSECGKSFRYSSVLLRHERAHGGDSRYRCLDCGERYALAADLRAHRRAHAGQTLYICNECGQSFRHSGRLDLHQSTHRQRSRSCPCRACGRSFPHLSALLLHRRRWHPPERPCRCPLCARAFRQSALRFHQARAHPWGTPTTPLDPVHRCAQCPRAFRSYAGLRSHARIHAARSPGDATAPRPRAPGTHQCSVCGKSFGKSSTLTRHLQTHSGEKPFKCPECGKGFLESATLVRHQRTHTGEKPYACGDCGRRFSESSTLLRHRRSHQGERPHACATCGKGFGQRSDLVVHQRIHTGERPFPCAECGRRFSDRSDLTKHRRTHTGEKPYHCELCGKRFTCVSNLNVHRRNHAGHKPHKCPECGKAFSVGSKLALHRKTHLGERPAECAECGKCFSHSRSLSQHQRAHTRARAATAATQATAGAALVFAAQAEQEKLDKIFVSS; encoded by the coding sequence ATGTTCGCCGCAGCAGCGGCGGCCGCGGCGTCAGGAAGGCCTTATGTATGCAGTGAGTGTGGCAAGAGCTTCCGCTACAGTTCGGTGCTGCTGCGCCACGAGCGCGCCCATGGCGGCGACAGCCGCTACCGCTGCCTAGACTGTGGTGAACGCTATGCACTGGCCGCCGACCTCCGTGCACACCGACGCGCACATGCTGGCCAGACGCTCTACATCTGCAATGAGTGCGGCCAGAGCTTCCGTCATAGTGGCCGCCTTGACCTGCACCAGAGCACACACAGACAGCGCAGCCGCTCCTGCCCTTGCCGCGCCTGCGGCCGCAGCTTTCCACAcctctcagctctgctgctgCACCGTCGCCGCTGGCATCCCCCCGAGCGGCCCTGCCGCTGTCCCCTGTGCGCCCGCGCCTTCCGTCAGAGTGCGCTACGCTTCCACCAGGCGCGGGCGCACCCGTGGGGGACACCCACCACGCCTCTCGACCCGGTCCACCGCTGCGCACAGTGCCCACGGGCCTTCCGCAGCTACGCAGGGCTGCGGAGCCACGCACGCATCCACGCGGCTCGGAGCCCTGGTGACGCCACAGCTCCTCGGCCGCGTGCTCCGGGTACACACCAGTGCAGCGTGTGCGGGAAGAGCTTTGGCAAGAGCTCCACACTAACACGACACCTGCAGACGCACTCAGGTGAGAAGCCTTTCAAGTGCCCGGAGTGTGGAAAGGGCTTCCTGGAGAGCGCCACGCTGGTGCGCCATCAGCGAACGCACACGGGTGAGAAGCCTTACGCGTGCGGGGACTGCGGGCGCCGCTTCAGCGAAAGTTCCACCCTGTTGCGCCACAGACGCAGCCACCAGGGAGAGCGGCCGCACGCATGCGCCACGTGCGGCAAGGGCTTCGGGCAGCGCTCCGACCTAGTGGTGCACCAGCGCATACACACGGGGGAGAGGCCCTTTCCGTGTGCCGAGTGCGGCCGCCGCTTCAGCGACCGCTCTGACCTCACCAAGCACCGGCGCACGCACACAGGCGAGAAGCCCTACCATTGTGAGTTGTGTGGCAAACGCTTCACGTGCGTATCCAACCTCAACGTGCACCGGCGCAACCACGCTGGCCACAAGCCCCACAAGTGCCCCGAGTGCGGCAAGGCCTTCAGCGTGGGCTCCAAGCTGGCGCTGCACCGCAAGACACACCTGGGCGAGCGGCCGGCAGAATGTGCCGAGTGCGGCAAGTGTTTCAGCCACAGTCGCTCGCTCTCCCAGCACCAGCGGGCCCACACACGTGCTCGAGCCGCCACCGCGGCCACCCAAGCCACCGCGGGAGCTGCGCTCGTCTTTGCTGCGCAGGCAGAACAGGAAAAGCTGGACAAAATTTTTGTGTCCAGTTAA